In the Pseudodesulfovibrio senegalensis genome, one interval contains:
- a CDS encoding outer membrane protein assembly factor BamD — protein MRQFAAAIVLFLVVAGASGCGFIDYYFLPPPEDTAQELWEAGMDAMKDKDYLNAQDYFVKLKDKFPFSPYSLKGEIALADAYYLDKKYLEALDAYKEFEAMHPSNENIPYVLFQVGMSNFNMFKGIDRRQDNIKEGLEYFYRVEQSFPDSEYAAQARDYILKSRRILAEHELYVADFYWRTDRYGPAWNRYKYVVENFADVPDLRDYARRRAEYAYFEYQKTLADEERMRIQESWLLWLKNWL, from the coding sequence TTGAGGCAATTTGCAGCAGCCATAGTGCTTTTTCTTGTGGTGGCCGGTGCATCCGGTTGCGGATTTATCGATTACTACTTTTTGCCGCCCCCGGAAGATACCGCTCAGGAACTCTGGGAAGCCGGCATGGATGCCATGAAGGACAAGGACTACCTGAATGCTCAGGATTACTTTGTTAAGCTCAAGGACAAGTTCCCGTTCAGCCCCTATTCCCTGAAAGGGGAAATAGCCCTTGCTGACGCTTACTACCTTGACAAAAAATATCTTGAAGCCCTTGATGCCTACAAGGAATTCGAGGCCATGCATCCTTCCAACGAGAATATACCCTATGTCCTGTTTCAGGTAGGGATGTCCAATTTCAACATGTTCAAGGGCATTGACCGCAGGCAGGACAACATCAAGGAAGGCTTGGAGTATTTCTACCGCGTGGAGCAGTCCTTTCCTGACTCCGAATATGCCGCACAGGCTCGCGACTACATTCTCAAGAGCCGTCGGATTCTGGCGGAGCACGAGTTGTACGTTGCCGACTTCTATTGGCGTACGGATAGATACGGCCCTGCGTGGAATCGCTACAAGTACGTCGTGGAGAACTTCGCGGACGTGCCGGACTTGCGGGACTACGCCCGGCGAAGAGCGGAATACGCCTACTTCGAATATCAGAAGACCTTGGCCGACGAAGAGCGCATGCGCATTCAGGAAAGCTGGTTGCTATGGCTCAAGAATTGGCTGTAA